The genomic interval AATTTTTCTTTGATACGACACGAGCTATTGTCTATATGAACCAAAACCGCACATTTAGTAAATTTCCTAATATTAAATGGATTGTCCCACATAGCGGTGCGTTACTCCCAGTGATTGCGCAACGGATTGATATGGGGAATGCGATTTTTGAATATGAAGAACAACCGGATGATATTTTGAAAACAATGAACAATTTATATTTTGATTTAGCAGGTAAAGTGTTACCACAACAATTACCGATGCTGCTTCAAATGGCAGATGAAAATCGCATTGTTTACGGCTCAGACACGCCGTACACGATTGAGCCAGTGGTCAAAAAATTAACAGATGAAATTTTAATAACTGACCTTATTACGGATGAACAAAAAGAAAAGTTTATGTATCAAAATGCCGAAACGTTATTAGGAAGATAATGATATTCACATTTCAAACACTTTTGTGCTGATGATGCGCAGAAGTGTTTTTGATTGTTGATTAACGAAAATAGTGTTCGATGTATCATTGGGTTCACTAGCGCCCATCATATAAATAGAAGCAACATAAGGAGGGAGAGGTATGGAAACAATCTATCTTGCAGGAGGCTGTTTGTGGGGTGTGCAAGCATTTGTCAAAACATTGCCCGGTATCATCACAACAGAAGCAGGACGTGCAAATGGTGCTACAACAACGTTAGATGGTCCGTATGACGGCTATGTCGAGTGCGTTAAAACAACATTTGATCCATCACAAGTCGATGTTACCGCATTGATGGGCTACTTATTTGAAATCATAGACCCGTATAGCATCGATCAACAAGGAGAAGATGTTGGTTCTAAATATCGGACAGGTGCGTACAGCGAACAGTCGAAACATTTAGATGAAGCGCGACGATTCATTCACCAGCGACCTGATGCCGAACGTATCGCTGTCGAAGTGAAACCACTCACGAACTACATTCCGAGTGCCACTATCCATCAAGATCACCTCGACAAATATCCGAATGATTACTGTCATATCCCAGAAGCATTGATGAAGAAATATCTATAAAGGCAAAATCACAGTTTAGAAAGGTCTCCACCTCAAACAAAAAGTGTCTGTAAAGCATATTAAAGCTGGTAACCAATACAAAGTTAAAGACGTGTACGATCATACGAATGGCAAAAAATATTATGCTTTATATGACAAAAAAGGAAAACGAATGGGGTATATTGATAGCCGTATCGTTACAGTTGTGAAATAAACTGTGAGAGTGGATGAAAGTATTTAAACATCCCATTAAAGCAAAAAAAGCGGTAGTTCTACACGAGAGCTACTGCTTTTTGATTTATCATTTCATTTACGACAATATATCTCCTGTAAGTTGTTCCACGACAGTGACCATGTCGTCATGAATAACCAGTTCTGCAAAATGATCGTAAGGGGTTGTGTCTTTGTTAATAATCACGAGATGCTGACCTTGAAAGTTTGAGATAAGTCCGGCTGCGGGTTGGACGACCAATGAAGAACCTAGCACAATTAATGTATCCGCTTGTGTGATTTTTTGTACCGCACGCGTAATAGTCGCTTGATCTAACATTTCTCCATAAAGAACAATGTCAGGTCGAATGACATGGCCACAGTGTTTACATTGAATGAGTTGCTGTTGCATGACTTCATTTTTCGTATACTGCTGCTGACAATTCGGGCAGTAGAAGCGATTGAGTGTACCATGCAGTTCATCGACATGTTGGCTCCCTGCGTCACTATGAAGGCCGTCAATATTTTGCGTGATGACGCCTAATGATTGCTGACGTTGCTCCAATTCGGCAATCCATTTGTGTACAGGATTAGGCGCTTTATCTGCAAATAATAAATATTGATGACAAAAATCCATAAATCCAATTGAATCACTGTGTAAATAATCCGTACTCAACAAATATTCAGGAGAATACCCTTTTTTAGAAATTTCATCATATAACCCCCCAATAGAGCGGAAATCGGGAATACCACTCGCTACAGAGACGCCTGCGCCAGTGAAAAAAACGATTTTTTGAGCCTGATTAATGATCGCTTTTAATTTTTCAATGTTTTCATTCATACCTTTTCACTCCATATCAATAAAATCTTTATCGCTAACATTTTAATACGTTAAGGTAATCATATATTCATTTTAACAAATATGTTATTTTAAAGCGAAAAGTGTAGAGTGATATTATATTAAATAGTAATAAAAAGGTGTAGAGCCAATCTGAGGCTTTTTTGAGCCAGTTCCTTTATAATAAAAAAGAGAGAATAGAGGTCATGTCATGAAAAAGAAATGGATTTGGGGCGCCACTGTTTTAATCGTTGTCTTAATCGTTGGATTGTTTGTTGCGGTTTCGTTCAATCACCATCAGGCTAATTCTAAAAACTACTATAATACGAAGCTTGTGAAAAGTCAGACACCTACATTATTTTTACATGGCTATGACGGCAGTGTGTCCAATAGTTCCTCAAAATCATTGAAATATCTATTAGGGGATAGTCCAAAAAGTTACAAAGAATCAAAATATGAAGGTAAGACGGCACAGTACAGTGAATTGCATGAGAACAGTGACGTTGCAGATGAGTTGACTTACTTTTTATGGAGTGAATCATAAGGAATCAGTTATAGGTTACGAGTGAAAAGAAATTGTTTATTTTAAAGGGGGGTCTTGATGAAAGAACAAGATTATAAAATTCTCTCATTGCTTCATCAAGAAAAAAATTTAACTAGGGTAGCAGAAAAGCTTTTTATTTCACAACCTGCTTTAACATATAGAGTGAAGAAAATTGAACAAGAATTTGGTATCCATCTTACAAATAGGTTTGGTAAAAACATTGAATTTACCCCTGAAGGAGAATATTTAATGCAATTTTCGAACAAGATTTTGCATGATATACAAAATTTGAAAAATAGTATTAGTGAAATCAAATCATCTATACCCAATAGTTTTAAACTAGGTGCTAACAGTAACTTTATTGTTTATCATTTACCGTATATAATTAAAGCTTTTTCAGTCGTGGAACCCGCTTTAAAAATAAACATAGAAAGTGGATGGAGTTCCGAAGTGATGCAAAAATTAGAGAATAATGAATTAGATGTAGCGATTGTTACTGGTGATTATCAATGGTGTGGAGAGAAAATATTTTTAAAAAAGGACCCGATTACTTTAATAAGTAGTAGACCAATTAATTTGGATAGTTTACCACAAATCCCTAGAATTAATTATAAGCCACAAAAGAACTACAAAGCATATGTTGAGTTGGAGAATTCAATTACTAAGTTAATTAATGATTGGTGGCAAAGTAGATACAGTGTTGAAGGAAATATAGTGATAGAATCAGATAAAGTTGAACTTTGTAAAAAACTGGTCCAAGAGGAGATGGGATATTCTATTATTCCATATACTTGTATTGATAAAAATGAAGAATTTTATCAATACAATTTAGTGGATAGGAAAGGTAGCGAATTATATAGAAAAACATGGTTATTTTATAGAGAATCTGCAAAAGAAAATAACCATGTTCAAAATTTTATAGAATATTGTGAAAACTATTTTTGCTAAGGACCATAGTTTATCAATACAGCAATGACTAGAAATATTGCACCTACAAGTGTCCACCATAACACTAATGGGAATGCGAATTTTAGCCACTTGGTCCACGGTATACCGCCAATTGCAAGAACTGACATCAACACCCCTGAAAAAGGCGTAATAATATTTGTTATACCATCTCCAAGCTTAAATGCTAACACAGTTGTTTGTCTTGTTAGACCTATCATATCACCTATTGGCGTCATAATGGGCATGACTATAGAGGCTTGCCCACTACCAGAACTAACAAGGATATTAAAAAACCAATTGAAAGCAAACATCGCTAGAGCGCCAATCATTGTGGGTAATTCTTGTATATGCGCTGTAGCTATGTGAGTTATTGTATCTAAGATATTTGCTTCTTTAAAAATAACTATAATAGATCTGGCAATACCAATAATAATTGCACCATATGTTAATTTTTTGACACCACTCATGAATATATGAACAAAGTCATTAGGTTTAATTTTATCGATGGCTGCAATTATGATAGAAGTTAAAATAAAGATGCCTGACAATTCATTAACCGACCATTTATAGTTAAATACACCGAACAAGAAAATGCCTATAGAAGCTATAAATGTTAAAATAACAAGTAGATGTTTTTTATTGAATTTTTCAAAATTACTAACAGTATCAATCACTTCTACAGGGAATGGATTATCTTTTAATATACTTTTTGAAGAATCTATACTTATTTTTTTAGTATATCTACATATATATATAATTGTAACAGTAATCAGAGTTATAAAAATAATGATTCTAAACCATGCACCAGAGAATAGTGGGACGCCTGCAATTTTTTGTGCAACGCCCATAATGGCAGGATCAAATGTGCCCACTGCCCCACCAGCAAAGTTTCCCAGATAAACCATTGAGACACCGACGATAGCATCTAAATTCATTGCCCTTGCAAGCATAATTCCTATAGGGATAAAAGCGATGACTGTATTTCCTGATACCCCGACTTGGTGCATGATACCAAATATGGAAGCTATAGTAATAATTAATAAATATTTTCTACCTTTTGTTTTTTCTACTAATGCATTAATACCACTGTAAGTTGCGCCAGTTGAATCAATAATAGCAATAGCGCCCCCTATGATTAATACTAAGAAAATAATGTTTGCACTTTCTATTAGACCTTGTGGAATAGCGGTTATAAAATCTATTAAACTTGTTGGATTTTTAGCCGTTGAATGAAATGAATTAGGTATGATTTCGTGTATACCATCAATTGTTGTCCTTTTATACTTTCCTGATGGTAAAATGTAGGTCAGAATACCAGCAATTATAGACATGACAAATATAATTACAATAGCATCAGGAAAAGTTTTCCCACTCTTATGTTTCATTAACAAACACCCCAATCTTGTTAAACCTCTTTTTGTGCTTTATCGAATTCAGACTTGATTCTTGAACGCAAAACATTATCAGTTAAAAATTCAATAATTGTATAACTTAAAGCCTTACTAGCAATTCGAATTGCATTATAAGCCTCTGGAGTTTTTCCTGCCTTTACCCAAGCAATAGTGTGGTTGGGTGTATTAAATGGAACGAAAGCTGTTCTTAAACATGCACCAGGAACATCGTGTGTAACTAAACTGAAATCTGTAGATCCAGTTTTTTCTCTAGGAGGTGAAATTTGTGAAGCACCGACTTCTCGGGCATTTCTCAAAAGTACATCATTTAATGATTGAACGTTAACTTTACTTTCCATTTGTTTTAATGTTTTTATTTGAACTTGAGTTTCTGTTGCCAATGCAGCTCCTTTGGCGATTTTATATACTCTATCTAGTACTTCATTTAGATTTTTCCTTTTCTCGGCACGAATTGAAAATTGGGCAGAAGCATATTCAGGTACGATATTGACAGCTTGACCTCCATTTGTGATGATACCGTGCATACGTACATCGGGAGTAACATGCTCTCGTAGATACTCAATACCATTAAATAACATCATTACGCCGTCAAGTGCACTTCTTCCAAGTTCAGGAGAAACTGCAGCATGAGAAGGGACACCGCTATATTCGAAATCTATCTTATTAATGGCTAAAGACTTAACATCAACAGTAGTTCTATCTCCGCCATGCATCATTAAAGCTAAATCTAAATTTTTAAAGATACCTTCTTTCTGCATTGGGATTTTACCACTAGTCGTTTCTTCTGCTGGTGTGCCAATAACCTTTAACTTGTAATTTAAATCGCTACAAACTTTTGTGATAGCAATAGCTGCCCCAATAATTGATGGCGGTTGCAAATTATGGCCGCACCCATGTCCCATCCCTTCTAATGCATCAAACTCACATATTAATCCTATAGTTAAAGCGGTATTTGTTTTTTTATGATTATTAAAAGAAGCAATGAAAGCAGTAGGCAGACCTGACACATTTTTTTGTATAGAAAACCCATAGCTCTTTAATAATGATGTGATTTTGTCTACTGCTCTAAATTCATGATTACCTATCTCAGGGTTATCATGAATAAAGTCATTTAAATCAAACAGTATTTTTTCTACATCCTGTATTACGCTATTAATTCTTAATTTATAATCCATAATCCCACTCCTAAAGAAAGCGCTTTCTTGATATAAAATTATCATTTAAATCCTGTAGAGTGAAATTCAAAATTTTTAAGTGATGATAAAATAATTTTATAGATTTTTATGTGGCGTTGTTAAGGTGGGAAAGAGGGATTAGGATATTGGGGTTCAGTTTCCTAATAAAACACCTCAAAATTCTTTCAAACGAATTTTGAGGTGTTTTATTATTTTGGCTAAGTTACATCCTAGGTTCTATTAAAATTGTTTAAGGACAAGAGAGTGATAGTAATTGAAAATGTATTGCGTTTGATGCGCTTCTAAAATTTTTG from Staphylococcus sp. MI 10-1553 carries:
- a CDS encoding peptide-methionine (S)-S-oxide reductase, which translates into the protein METIYLAGGCLWGVQAFVKTLPGIITTEAGRANGATTTLDGPYDGYVECVKTTFDPSQVDVTALMGYLFEIIDPYSIDQQGEDVGSKYRTGAYSEQSKHLDEARRFIHQRPDAERIAVEVKPLTNYIPSATIHQDHLDKYPNDYCHIPEALMKKYL
- a CDS encoding LysR family transcriptional regulator, producing the protein MKEQDYKILSLLHQEKNLTRVAEKLFISQPALTYRVKKIEQEFGIHLTNRFGKNIEFTPEGEYLMQFSNKILHDIQNLKNSISEIKSSIPNSFKLGANSNFIVYHLPYIIKAFSVVEPALKINIESGWSSEVMQKLENNELDVAIVTGDYQWCGEKIFLKKDPITLISSRPINLDSLPQIPRINYKPQKNYKAYVELENSITKLINDWWQSRYSVEGNIVIESDKVELCKKLVQEEMGYSIIPYTCIDKNEEFYQYNLVDRKGSELYRKTWLFYRESAKENNHVQNFIEYCENYFC
- a CDS encoding YfcC family protein produces the protein MKHKSGKTFPDAIVIIFVMSIIAGILTYILPSGKYKRTTIDGIHEIIPNSFHSTAKNPTSLIDFITAIPQGLIESANIIFLVLIIGGAIAIIDSTGATYSGINALVEKTKGRKYLLIITIASIFGIMHQVGVSGNTVIAFIPIGIMLARAMNLDAIVGVSMVYLGNFAGGAVGTFDPAIMGVAQKIAGVPLFSGAWFRIIIFITLITVTIIYICRYTKKISIDSSKSILKDNPFPVEVIDTVSNFEKFNKKHLLVILTFIASIGIFLFGVFNYKWSVNELSGIFILTSIIIAAIDKIKPNDFVHIFMSGVKKLTYGAIIIGIARSIIVIFKEANILDTITHIATAHIQELPTMIGALAMFAFNWFFNILVSSGSGQASIVMPIMTPIGDMIGLTRQTTVLAFKLGDGITNIITPFSGVLMSVLAIGGIPWTKWLKFAFPLVLWWTLVGAIFLVIAVLINYGP
- a CDS encoding M20 family metallopeptidase — protein: MDYKLRINSVIQDVEKILFDLNDFIHDNPEIGNHEFRAVDKITSLLKSYGFSIQKNVSGLPTAFIASFNNHKKTNTALTIGLICEFDALEGMGHGCGHNLQPPSIIGAAIAITKVCSDLNYKLKVIGTPAEETTSGKIPMQKEGIFKNLDLALMMHGGDRTTVDVKSLAINKIDFEYSGVPSHAAVSPELGRSALDGVMMLFNGIEYLREHVTPDVRMHGIITNGGQAVNIVPEYASAQFSIRAEKRKNLNEVLDRVYKIAKGAALATETQVQIKTLKQMESKVNVQSLNDVLLRNAREVGASQISPPREKTGSTDFSLVTHDVPGACLRTAFVPFNTPNHTIAWVKAGKTPEAYNAIRIASKALSYTIIEFLTDNVLRSRIKSEFDKAQKEV
- a CDS encoding NAD-dependent protein deacylase is translated as MNENIEKLKAIINQAQKIVFFTGAGVSVASGIPDFRSIGGLYDEISKKGYSPEYLLSTDYLHSDSIGFMDFCHQYLLFADKAPNPVHKWIAELEQRQQSLGVITQNIDGLHSDAGSQHVDELHGTLNRFYCPNCQQQYTKNEVMQQQLIQCKHCGHVIRPDIVLYGEMLDQATITRAVQKITQADTLIVLGSSLVVQPAAGLISNFQGQHLVIINKDTTPYDHFAELVIHDDMVTVVEQLTGDILS